Below is a genomic region from Fibrobacter sp. UBA4297.
CGTACCGGTGTAGTGGACCTTGACCTTGTCTTCGTCCGTCGGAGTTGCACCCTGACCTTCGGTAATAATCTTGTACTGGAGACCGCTCTGTGTGGTCACAACACCTTCAGCAGTCTTGTTCTGAGCGAGGAAAGCTTCGCCTTCGGCCTTGTTCTTTTCGGCAGCAAGGCTGTCCTTCTTCATCTTTTCGGCCTGGCGGTCTGCAGAAAGCTTGTTAAGCGTTTCCATGATGACAGAGTCGTTCATCAAGAACTTTGCAGAATCGCTATTGTAGCGTTCCTTGAAAGCCTGGATAAAGAGGTCGAGGTCGAGATCGATGGAATCGCGAGTCACGAGCTGGAAGCGAGCCTGGTTACCGAAATGAGCACCGAGAGCGTAGCTGTACTTGTCCTTTTCGGTCACAAGCGAGGTCTTTTCGGTAGAAGCAGATTTGCACGGTTCACAACCCGTCATAAGCATGGCAAGAGCGCCTGCTGCAATAAGCATTTTAGTCTTCATTTTTATCCTCTATGAAAAATAGACGTTCTTAAAATAGTAAAACAAACCACATAAAGCTTACAATAATTTTCTTTTTACCTTTACATTTAGTATATTTTCCGCTGACAATTTAAATATCAGGAAATATTATGTGCGGAATTATCGGATATAATGGAAAAGGGGAAGCTTTGCCAGTCCTCATCGAAGGACTTAAGAAAATGGAATACCGAGGCTATGATAGCTCAGGTGTTGCCGTCATTGAAAACGGTCAAATAAAAGTTGTCCGTGCATCTGGAAAAATCAAGGCTCTCGAAGACAAATTAAAGAACGCACCGCTCAAAGGTTCTATAGGCATTGCGCACACCCGTTGGGCAACTCACGGCGCCCCGACCGAGACAAACGCCCACCCGCACACAAGCTATGATGGAAAGATTTCGATAGTCCACAACGGCATCATCGAAAACTACGCAAGCCTCAAGGCAAAGCTCATCTCCGAAGGTATCGAATTCAAGTCCGAAACCGATACCGAAGTCGTAGCCCACCTCATCGCCCGCTATTACAATGGCGACCTCAAGTCCGCCGTGCTCAAGACTCTCAAGCAAATCGAAGGTACTTTTGGACTTGGTGTTGTCTGCAGCGATGAGCCGAATGTTTTGATTGGTGCCCGCCGCGGAAGCCCGCTCATTTTGGGCATTGGAAACGATGGTGACTTTTACCTCGCCAGTGACGTTTCCGCCATCATCAACCACACGCAGAAAGTTGTTTACCTCGATGACAACGACGTTGTCCAAATCAAGGACGGCGGTTACTCCATCGTGAACATGAGTAGCCACGAAGTGCAGCGCGAAGTCCAGGACGTGGAATTTGATGCCGATGCCGTTGCCAAGGGCGGATTCCCGCACTTCATGCTCAAGGAAATTTTCGAACAGCCCGAAGTGCTCCGCAATACAATGCGCGGTCGTTTGCTCACCGCCGAAGGCAACGCAAAGCTCGCCGGCCTCGACACGAACATCAAGGAACTCCGAAACATCAACCGCATCATCATCACCGCCTGCGGCACGAGCTACTATGCAGGCATGGTCGGCGAATACATGATCGAAGACTTGGCCGGCGTCCCGGTCGAAGTCGAATACGCTTCAGAATTCCGCTACAGAAACCCGATTATCAAGCCGGGTACTCTCGTCATTGCCATCAGCCAGTCCGGTGAAACTGCAGACACGCTCGCCGCTCTCCGCGAAGCCCAGCAAAAAGGCGCGACCGCGCTCGCCATCTGTAACGGTGTCGGTTCGACAATTGCACGTACAAGTGATGGCGGCGTTTACCTGCACGCAGGCCCGGAAATCGGCGTGGCCAGCACCAAGGCGTTCACAAGCCAGGTCACCGTGCTCGCCATGATAGCCCTTTTGCTCGGCCGCCAGCGCAGACTCAGCTTTGAAACAGGCGCCGACATCGTAAAGGATCTTTTGGAACTCCCGGATCTTGTCACGGAAACGCTCAAGCTCTCCGACAGCATCGCTGAAATTGCAAAGACGCTCTGCAAGGCAAACAACTTCTTGTACCTCGGTCGCCACTTCTGCTACCCGGTCGCCATGGAAGGCGCTTTGAAGCTTAAGGAAATCAGCTACATTCACGCTGAAGGCTACCCCGCTGCAGAAATGAAGCACGGTCCGATAGCCCTTATCGACGAAAACATGCCGGTCGTGGTCATCGCCCCGAAGGATTCGCTCTTCGACAAGATTATCAGCAACATCCGCGAAATCAAGGCCCGCGGTGGCAAGGTCATTGCCGTCACGACGGAAGATTGCCACCCGCTCGACGAAATCGCAGACCACATCATCACGGTCCCGAAGACCCGCCCGATGCTCATGCCGATCCTCACCTGCATTCCGCTCCAGTTGCTCGCCTACCACATCGCCGTATTGCGCGGAAACGACGTGGACCAGCCGAGAAACCTCGCCAAGAGCGTGACGGTGGAATAAGGCATTGGCCTTCGGCCAGTTACTAGTTAGTAGTTCTTAGTTACTAGTAATAACTTTATCTCCCCTGCACTGTCACGGAGCGATAATAAACAATTAAACATTCCCTCCCGATGGGAGGGTATTTTCGTCACGTATAAACTCTAAAAACATACGTTAAAAGAACACTAGTTCAATATCGGGGCAAGAAAAATCCCTTTATACACTTCTTATTACGAACACACACTTGGATATGATTCTTATCTCCAAATTGAGTTCCCGGATAAGCTGGAGCTCCTTCAGTAAATGCACCGCGAGCAGTATCAAAATAAGGAATATCTTCGGCAATATCCCTTAAAGAATGCAAATGTTCTATCAAAAAACAATCCAAATACCTTAGAACTCCACTAGGATTTGGTTTTCCTTTTAAATCCGTATTTTGTGGTATAGGCGCCCCCATTCGCTTTAGATCTATGAGAAATTCAGGATAATCTTTAAAAAGCAATTCAATAAAATGCTTGTCTGTCAAATCAAGACATTTTTCCAGCGTATAGACAACGCCAATTGCAAACGGTTCCTTAAATTTCGGATAATGATTACTCGCCCAATCTAAAGCTCTATCGTAGTTATTTTCCCACACATAGAATCCATGACCAAGCCATTCATAATCATGAGCACTCATGTGAATGCGATTAGGATGAAGAATTAAATCTATCCCCACTTTTTTTTCGCAACCATGAAATCCAATATATAAATTAGGACGGTCCAAGTAGATATCGTCCATAAAAAGGTCTATCCTTTAGGCGTTTGAGCCTGGATACACCTACGATAAAGAGCAGTCATTCTGCCCGTTTTAGTAAGGATACCCGCTCTTTGCAACCGTCGAAGAGCGGCCTCCCTTGAGTGATCCATCGTTTCGATGGCATGTAAAGTGTCTTTTATCAAATTTTCAGTCATAATTATACCTCTATACCATAAATATACAATAAGAGCAAATTGGTAGTCAAGAGGGCGCAATTTCGAGGAAAAAGCGCTCACATCACTGAAAAAACACACATTTAGAGAGTTATACCGCAAAAAAGTGCTTATAATTCTCTAAATCTCATATTTTTTTGGCACATTTAGAGAATTATCGCGAGGTTTTTGCCGTTTAATACTGCCCGTAAATAAACGGACTTCCCCCTGTATACGCCCAGCATAAAATTAGGCCAATTTCGACAAAGAATAAAACCAAATGCCAAAAACGTGATAAATCAAGAATAGGATAAAAACCTTCAATAGCACTCATATTCGCTTTTATCGCTACAAGTTTTCTACGCTTCGATGAAATATAAGCACAGCAGCTAGCGACAAGAACAAATACAATTGCAATAAAGAACCACATATAAGGTTGCTCCAGCCCTGTTTCAAAACTACCGATCCGTTTTAT
It encodes:
- a CDS encoding FKBP-type peptidyl-prolyl cis-trans isomerase, whose product is MKTKMLIAAGALAMLMTGCEPCKSASTEKTSLVTEKDKYSYALGAHFGNQARFQLVTRDSIDLDLDLFIQAFKERYNSDSAKFLMNDSVIMETLNKLSADRQAEKMKKDSLAAEKNKAEGEAFLAQNKTAEGVVTTQSGLQYKIITEGQGATPTDEDKVKVHYTGTLLDGTKFDSSVDRGQPLEFPVTAVIPGWTEMLKLMKVGEKVTAWIPSDLAYGPRGNRAIPGNSVLKFEMELLEVIAPEKPAEEAKPAAKPAKPAKAAKKAAAQQ
- the glmS gene encoding glutamine--fructose-6-phosphate transaminase (isomerizing), yielding MCGIIGYNGKGEALPVLIEGLKKMEYRGYDSSGVAVIENGQIKVVRASGKIKALEDKLKNAPLKGSIGIAHTRWATHGAPTETNAHPHTSYDGKISIVHNGIIENYASLKAKLISEGIEFKSETDTEVVAHLIARYYNGDLKSAVLKTLKQIEGTFGLGVVCSDEPNVLIGARRGSPLILGIGNDGDFYLASDVSAIINHTQKVVYLDDNDVVQIKDGGYSIVNMSSHEVQREVQDVEFDADAVAKGGFPHFMLKEIFEQPEVLRNTMRGRLLTAEGNAKLAGLDTNIKELRNINRIIITACGTSYYAGMVGEYMIEDLAGVPVEVEYASEFRYRNPIIKPGTLVIAISQSGETADTLAALREAQQKGATALAICNGVGSTIARTSDGGVYLHAGPEIGVASTKAFTSQVTVLAMIALLLGRQRRLSFETGADIVKDLLELPDLVTETLKLSDSIAEIAKTLCKANNFLYLGRHFCYPVAMEGALKLKEISYIHAEGYPAAEMKHGPIALIDENMPVVVIAPKDSLFDKIISNIREIKARGGKVIAVTTEDCHPLDEIADHIITVPKTRPMLMPILTCIPLQLLAYHIAVLRGNDVDQPRNLAKSVTVE